A genomic stretch from Chitinophaga agri includes:
- a CDS encoding AI-2E family transporter produces the protein MNEVKLPFNARLAFTLLSILLIIYIARLGHELIVPLAFATLVSIMLLPMAAQLEQWRFSRGMAAFTVIFLFVILLLGVLMLLATQMGSFVADFPQLQQQLMDSLNALQTWINVKFHIDAARQMDYLEQMAMGTLGTATSVVSRMLLSLSSLLIFTVFVLLYSFFLLLYRSLIITFLIRLFREKHREKLLDVVMQTRSIIKGYVSGLMIEMVVVAIVNCAMLWIFGVKYATLLGIMAALFNLIPYLGIYVATVICMLLTLTNSSLAASIQVGAGLLLVHFLDSNVLLPRIMGSKVKINALMTILGVVSGNLIWGVPGMFLAIPFIAIMKIVFEHIEYMQPWAILLGDVTLKKKTLPVKEEKAPDPVSE, from the coding sequence ATGAACGAAGTAAAGCTGCCGTTTAATGCCAGGCTGGCGTTTACCCTATTATCTATCTTACTGATCATATACATTGCCCGTCTGGGCCATGAGCTGATCGTGCCACTAGCCTTTGCCACATTAGTGTCTATCATGTTACTGCCGATGGCAGCTCAGCTGGAGCAATGGCGTTTTTCCAGAGGGATGGCAGCATTTACCGTCATTTTTCTTTTCGTGATATTATTACTGGGCGTGCTGATGCTGCTCGCCACACAGATGGGGTCATTTGTGGCGGATTTCCCACAGTTGCAGCAACAGTTAATGGATTCACTCAATGCATTACAGACATGGATAAACGTAAAGTTCCATATTGATGCGGCGCGTCAGATGGACTACCTCGAACAAATGGCGATGGGGACATTAGGTACCGCTACTTCCGTGGTGAGCCGGATGTTACTCTCCCTTTCTTCCCTGTTGATTTTCACTGTCTTCGTATTGTTATATTCCTTCTTCCTGTTGTTATACCGTTCTCTGATCATCACGTTCCTTATACGCCTGTTCAGGGAAAAACACAGGGAAAAGCTGCTGGATGTTGTGATGCAGACCCGATCCATTATCAAAGGATATGTGTCCGGTCTGATGATAGAAATGGTGGTGGTGGCTATTGTGAACTGCGCCATGTTGTGGATCTTTGGCGTAAAATATGCCACACTGCTCGGCATTATGGCTGCCCTGTTCAACCTTATTCCCTATCTGGGTATTTATGTGGCCACGGTAATCTGTATGCTGCTGACGCTGACAAACAGTTCACTGGCGGCATCTATACAGGTTGGAGCCGGATTATTACTCGTGCATTTCCTGGATAGTAACGTCCTGCTACCGCGTATTATGGGCTCAAAAGTGAAGATCAACGCCCTGATGACGATCCTCGGTGTCGTATCCGGCAACCTCATATGGGGTGTTCCTGGCATGTTCCTCGCTATCCCATTTATTGCCATCATGAAGATCGTATTTGAACATATAGAATACATGCAGCCCTGGGCGATCCTGCTGGGGGATGTGACCTTAAAGAAAAAAACGCTGCCAGTCAAGGAAGAGAAGGCACCGGACCCTGTCAGTGAATAA
- a CDS encoding NAD(P)-dependent oxidoreductase yields MLHIGLIREEKQPHDNRVAFTPQQCQWIKKHYPEVNITVQPSSWRCFTDDEYTSAGITLSEDLSSCDVLLGIKEVPASLLIPGKKYLFFSHTRKKQPHNRHMLQTILQKNITLIDYECLVHADGARILGFGFFAGVVGAHNGLLTYGKKTGAYQLIPVHRCHDFKELINHYFGAKLPPLKIVITGSGRVAAGTLEVMGLLGIKYIPPEEYLINQYAYPVYTQLKAGELYLRKSDKTYSREDFHLHPETYDCRFLPFVTCSDILMNGIYWDERIPPLFTWNDLAKDNFRIRVIADITDDTNGSIPSNLGDSSIEDPVYGVDRQTREKTAPFLPDTLDMMCVSNLPNELPRDASQYFGDQLMKYVFDELQKTDSETIRNATIADHGKLTERFAYLQDYVEE; encoded by the coding sequence ATGCTACACATCGGTCTTATACGGGAAGAGAAACAACCACACGATAACAGGGTCGCCTTTACGCCACAACAATGCCAGTGGATCAAAAAACACTATCCGGAGGTGAACATTACGGTACAACCTTCTTCATGGCGCTGCTTTACAGATGATGAATATACATCCGCCGGCATAACATTGTCCGAAGACCTTTCTTCATGTGACGTATTGCTCGGTATCAAGGAAGTACCTGCCAGCCTGCTCATCCCCGGAAAAAAATACCTGTTCTTCTCACATACCCGTAAAAAACAGCCGCATAACAGGCACATGCTGCAGACCATCCTGCAAAAGAACATTACACTGATCGACTATGAATGCCTGGTACATGCGGATGGAGCACGTATCCTTGGATTTGGCTTCTTTGCCGGTGTGGTCGGCGCGCATAACGGACTGCTCACCTATGGTAAAAAGACCGGCGCCTATCAGCTCATCCCCGTACACCGTTGTCACGATTTTAAAGAACTGATCAATCATTACTTCGGCGCCAAACTACCGCCACTGAAAATTGTGATCACCGGCTCCGGCCGTGTTGCCGCGGGTACCCTGGAAGTTATGGGGCTGCTGGGTATCAAATACATTCCACCGGAAGAATACCTGATCAATCAATACGCATATCCTGTCTACACACAACTCAAAGCCGGAGAGCTGTACCTGCGTAAATCCGATAAGACCTACAGCAGGGAAGACTTCCACCTCCATCCAGAAACATACGACTGCCGTTTTCTGCCTTTTGTGACATGCTCGGACATACTCATGAACGGTATTTACTGGGATGAGCGTATCCCTCCCCTGTTCACCTGGAATGACCTGGCGAAAGACAATTTCCGCATCAGGGTCATTGCCGATATTACAGATGATACAAATGGCTCTATTCCCTCGAATCTGGGCGATTCCAGTATTGAAGATCCTGTGTATGGTGTAGACCGGCAAACCCGTGAAAAAACGGCGCCTTTCCTGCCGGATACGCTTGATATGATGTGTGTGAGCAACCTTCCTAATGAACTGCCCAGAGATGCCTCTCAGTATTTCGGAGACCAGCTGATGAAATACGTCTTTGACGAGTTACAAAAAACGGACAGTGAAACGATCCGGAATGCCACGATTGCGGATCATGGAAAGCTGACGGAGCGCTTTGCGTATTTACAGGATTATGTGGAAGAGTAA
- the tsaD gene encoding tRNA (adenosine(37)-N6)-threonylcarbamoyltransferase complex transferase subunit TsaD yields MSVKILAIESSCDETSASVLADGKILSNFIANQTIHEQYGGVVPELASRAHQENIVPVVDQALKVAGVRKDELNAIAFTQAPGLIGSLLVGSCFAKSMALALDIPLIAVHHMQAHVLANFIGDEKPSFPFLCLTVSGGHTQIVRCDSPLQMKVIGETLDDAAGEAFDKSAKLLGLPYPGGPLIDKYAREGNPDRFKFPEPQIPGLNFSFSGLKTSILYFLQEQQAKDPQFTENNMADICASIQHRIVSILLNKLAKASRETGIKQIGIAGGVSANSGLRTALQQYGEKYGWKTYIPKFEYCTDNAAMIAMTAWYKYQAGEFVGLDAVPGARAGFDHQ; encoded by the coding sequence ATGTCTGTAAAAATACTGGCCATAGAGTCATCGTGTGATGAAACGAGTGCTTCTGTACTGGCCGATGGAAAGATCCTGTCTAATTTTATTGCCAATCAAACCATCCATGAGCAATATGGTGGTGTCGTGCCTGAACTGGCATCCCGTGCTCACCAGGAGAATATTGTCCCTGTTGTCGACCAGGCACTGAAAGTGGCCGGCGTACGCAAGGATGAACTAAATGCGATCGCCTTTACCCAGGCGCCGGGACTGATCGGTTCCCTGCTGGTGGGAAGTTGTTTTGCGAAGTCTATGGCCCTGGCCCTGGACATTCCACTGATCGCTGTGCATCACATGCAGGCCCACGTACTGGCTAACTTCATCGGTGATGAAAAGCCGTCTTTCCCTTTTCTTTGTCTGACCGTGTCAGGTGGTCATACCCAGATCGTACGCTGTGATAGTCCCCTGCAGATGAAAGTGATCGGAGAAACGCTGGACGACGCTGCCGGTGAGGCATTTGATAAGAGTGCAAAATTACTGGGACTGCCGTACCCGGGCGGCCCATTGATCGATAAATACGCCCGCGAAGGCAATCCGGACAGATTCAAATTTCCTGAACCCCAGATTCCCGGATTGAACTTCAGCTTTAGTGGTCTGAAGACTTCCATCCTGTATTTCCTCCAGGAGCAGCAGGCCAAAGATCCGCAGTTCACCGAAAACAATATGGCGGATATCTGCGCTTCCATCCAGCACCGTATTGTCAGCATCCTGCTGAACAAACTGGCCAAAGCCTCCAGGGAGACCGGTATCAAACAGATCGGTATTGCGGGCGGGGTGAGTGCTAATTCGGGTCTGCGTACTGCTTTACAGCAATATGGAGAAAAATATGGCTGGAAGACCTATATCCCGAAATTTGAGTATTGTACCGACAATGCTGCAATGATCGCCATGACAGCCTGGTATAAATATCAGGCAGGAGAATTTGTAGGACTGGACGCTGTACCGGGAGCAAGGGCCGGTTTTGATCATCAGTAA
- a CDS encoding helix-turn-helix transcriptional regulator encodes MNHNPQAREMELMALKALSYADDHMSESFEMKDVSDYLGISYSYFYHSFTTITGEPYWQYVKRHRLEVSAGLLRHSGYNISEIGDMTGYATVAAYTKAFTQYFHKSPRSFRKIDTLPNEKRTLELVNHIVHTFAKQGSLITPLFSFERTESDHLPESTLFYTLLSRGQDPVAQMIMKMNREQARMREIIQTHQLINAKVITSTLDSVPVTDYERMSMYAGILIPTKDITPALLQTIQFERLMQKRMPGGHYITLPVPTDFATAGIPMYEFIDRYIKEGVFKMSGTHFFISMIGPNESVIYIPHFRQLI; translated from the coding sequence ATGAACCACAACCCTCAGGCTCGTGAGATGGAGCTGATGGCCCTAAAAGCGCTAAGTTATGCAGACGATCATATGTCCGAATCATTCGAAATGAAGGACGTTTCTGATTACCTGGGCATTTCCTATTCCTATTTCTACCACAGTTTTACCACCATTACCGGCGAGCCTTACTGGCAATATGTAAAACGCCACCGGCTGGAAGTATCCGCTGGTTTACTCAGGCATAGCGGTTACAACATCAGCGAGATCGGCGACATGACTGGGTATGCTACCGTTGCCGCCTACACCAAGGCTTTCACACAATACTTTCACAAAAGCCCCCGCAGTTTCAGGAAAATAGATACGTTGCCCAATGAAAAGCGTACGCTGGAACTGGTCAATCATATTGTACACACTTTCGCGAAACAGGGATCACTGATCACGCCATTATTCAGTTTTGAAAGAACCGAGAGTGATCACTTACCGGAGAGCACCTTATTCTATACACTATTGTCCCGTGGCCAGGATCCTGTGGCACAGATGATCATGAAGATGAACCGTGAACAGGCGCGGATGCGGGAGATCATTCAGACCCACCAGTTAATCAATGCAAAAGTCATTACCAGCACACTGGACTCAGTGCCGGTCACTGATTATGAACGAATGAGCATGTATGCCGGTATCCTGATCCCTACCAAAGATATCACACCTGCACTGTTACAAACGATACAGTTTGAAAGGCTCATGCAGAAGCGTATGCCAGGTGGGCATTACATCACGTTGCCGGTACCGACTGACTTTGCCACTGCCGGCATCCCGATGTACGAGTTCATTGACAGATATATTAAGGAAGGCGTATTTAAAATGAGTGGCACACATTTCTTTATATCGATGATAGGTCCCAATGAAAGCGTAATTTATATACCCCATTTCAGGCAACTCATTTGA
- a CDS encoding tRNA1(Val) (adenine(37)-N6)-methyltransferase, with product MANHYFQFKQFTVNQEACAMKVCTDACLQGAYTAAYLHGTPGIHRVLDIGAGTGLLSLMLAQELPDAAITGIELDPAAAGQAEANYAASPWQQRLQVVETDAKHLPVGTPYDFIITNPPFYESDLKSSDQLRNQAMHATTLDYSDLLQVIDQQLSPTGQFSVLLPYIPFADFVSLAQQAGFFLREVLHVKQSEQHGYFRSVGIFSREAGICDQHTLSIREADKKTYTPAFIALLKPYYLFL from the coding sequence ATGGCCAATCACTATTTCCAATTCAAGCAATTTACTGTCAACCAGGAGGCCTGTGCGATGAAGGTCTGCACAGATGCCTGTCTGCAGGGCGCATATACGGCTGCCTATCTCCACGGCACGCCAGGTATACATCGTGTGCTGGACATAGGCGCCGGTACAGGACTGTTGTCCCTGATGCTGGCACAGGAACTTCCTGATGCGGCTATTACCGGTATTGAACTGGACCCGGCGGCTGCCGGGCAGGCGGAGGCTAATTATGCGGCTTCCCCCTGGCAGCAGCGTTTGCAGGTGGTGGAGACTGATGCGAAGCACCTGCCTGTTGGTACCCCCTATGACTTTATCATCACGAACCCGCCGTTCTATGAGTCTGACCTGAAAAGCAGCGATCAGCTGCGTAATCAGGCGATGCATGCGACAACGCTGGATTATAGTGACCTGTTGCAGGTAATAGATCAGCAGCTTTCCCCAACGGGACAGTTTTCTGTGTTGTTGCCGTATATCCCTTTTGCAGACTTTGTGTCACTGGCTCAGCAGGCGGGCTTTTTCCTCCGGGAAGTATTACACGTCAAACAGAGTGAGCAGCATGGCTATTTCCGCAGTGTGGGCATTTTCAGCCGGGAGGCAGGTATTTGTGATCAGCATACGTTATCCATCCGTGAAGCAGATAAAAAGACCTATACGCCGGCATTTATTGCGTTATTAAAGCCCTACTATCTCTTCCTGTGA
- the porG gene encoding type IX secretion system protein PorG, translating to MKNRLSRAVWKRVVVILLVCAPFSAFSQYWQAGGFLGITNYSGDLTQKRVDMRYTRYAIGAHVKRDINRYLTLRAGLTYGRIAGADSTNTDTMLLKRNLSFRSPVFEAQVGVEINFLDLDEKKITPYIHGGIGYYSFYPTTKDANGNTVKLRPLSTEGQGMSQYPTRKPYNIRQFSIPFGAGVKLLLTDNWIVGFEFGLRKTFTDYLDDVSLTYIDRNSLLRSRGQQAVNFAYRGDEVTGNHVTPGTYPTDGTTRGSDKYNDWYMFTGLTLSYRFGGGNGYGGHWKKQKASDCPRFF from the coding sequence TTGAAGAATCGTTTGTCTCGTGCTGTATGGAAAAGAGTTGTTGTTATTTTATTAGTATGTGCGCCTTTCAGCGCTTTTAGTCAGTACTGGCAGGCCGGTGGTTTCCTTGGTATCACCAATTACAGCGGAGATCTTACACAGAAAAGGGTGGACATGCGTTATACCCGTTACGCCATTGGCGCGCACGTGAAGAGAGATATCAACCGTTATCTTACTTTACGCGCAGGGCTGACCTACGGTCGCATAGCCGGCGCTGACAGCACAAATACAGATACCATGTTGCTGAAACGTAACCTGAGTTTCCGTTCACCTGTCTTTGAAGCTCAGGTGGGCGTGGAGATCAACTTCCTTGACCTTGATGAAAAGAAGATCACGCCTTATATACACGGCGGGATAGGCTATTACAGCTTCTATCCGACGACCAAAGATGCGAATGGGAATACAGTTAAACTCAGGCCGTTGTCAACAGAAGGGCAGGGGATGAGCCAGTACCCGACACGTAAGCCATATAACATCCGCCAGTTCTCTATTCCGTTCGGAGCGGGTGTGAAGTTACTGCTGACCGACAACTGGATCGTCGGATTTGAATTCGGGTTGCGCAAGACATTTACCGATTACCTCGATGATGTGAGTCTGACATATATTGATAGAAACAGTCTGCTCCGTTCACGTGGGCAACAGGCCGTTAACTTTGCATATCGTGGTGATGAAGTAACCGGTAACCACGTTACACCGGGTACGTACCCTACAGATGGCACTACCCGCGGTTCTGATAAATATAATGACTGGTACATGTTCACAGGGCTCACACTTAGTTATCGCTTTGGTGGAGGAAATGGCTATGGAGGCCACTGGAAAAAACAGAAAGCATCTGATTGTCCAAGATTTTTTTAA
- a CDS encoding menaquinone biosynthesis decarboxylase, with the protein MAYKHLKHFIDTLEKAGELIRIKTYVDPKLEIAEITDRVSKSPNGGKALLFENTGYDFPVLINSMGSYKRMCMALGVQELDDVANEIESLVKLLSKPKEGLLDKLAMLPKLGQFASWMPKVISGRGACQEVVMSEPDLSKIPVMTCWPKDGGPFITLPVIHTKDPNNGTRNVGMYRMQVFDKTMTGMHWHKHKVSAKHFMEYKKLKKRMPVAVILGGDPAYTYSATAPLPENVDEYMLAGFLRKQKVELVKCISQPELEVPADADFVIEGYVDPEEELIWEGPFGDHTGYYSLADWYPRFHVTAITHRKDAIYPSTIVGIPPQEDAWIGKATERVFLAPIKMTMVPEMIDMEMPVEGVFHNLVIAQIKKDYPGQAQKVMNAMWGAGQMMFNKILVVADENTSIQHYKQLAQYVFKHLNPATDIYFSQGPMDVLDHSCSKMGFGGKMCIDGTRKFEEEIQVDLPVTDHAFDRNVVLKRFHEIKDINDSLLKEGIPCLLISVEKGRPLHIKELNEQLYNLPEMSAIKMVLYVEHTVDVQDLPSALWRFCNNLDPRRDSFVVHPPVPGQIGKVGAGIGMDGTLKTRALDNFERDWPNIIVADDATIKAIDEKWASLNIGPFIASPSHKYKPQMYGEEAVVPQ; encoded by the coding sequence ATGGCATATAAGCACCTGAAACACTTCATAGACACATTAGAAAAGGCAGGAGAGCTAATAAGGATCAAGACTTATGTAGACCCTAAGCTGGAAATAGCTGAAATTACCGACCGGGTAAGTAAATCGCCCAACGGAGGTAAAGCACTGCTTTTCGAAAATACCGGATATGATTTCCCTGTACTGATCAACTCAATGGGTAGCTACAAGCGCATGTGTATGGCGCTGGGCGTTCAGGAGCTGGACGATGTGGCTAATGAAATAGAATCCCTGGTTAAATTATTATCTAAACCGAAGGAAGGGCTGCTGGATAAACTGGCTATGTTACCTAAACTGGGGCAGTTCGCTTCCTGGATGCCGAAAGTCATCAGCGGAAGAGGCGCCTGCCAGGAAGTGGTCATGAGCGAACCCGATCTTAGCAAAATACCTGTGATGACCTGCTGGCCTAAAGACGGCGGACCATTCATCACCCTCCCCGTTATCCATACCAAAGATCCTAACAACGGTACCCGCAACGTGGGAATGTACCGTATGCAGGTATTTGATAAAACCATGACCGGCATGCACTGGCATAAACATAAAGTGTCAGCCAAGCATTTCATGGAATATAAAAAACTGAAAAAACGCATGCCTGTTGCTGTCATCCTCGGTGGTGACCCGGCATATACCTATTCCGCTACCGCCCCGCTGCCAGAGAATGTAGATGAATACATGCTGGCGGGTTTCCTGCGTAAGCAGAAGGTAGAACTGGTGAAATGTATCTCTCAGCCTGAACTGGAAGTACCTGCTGACGCGGATTTCGTGATCGAAGGATATGTTGATCCGGAAGAAGAACTGATCTGGGAAGGTCCGTTCGGAGACCATACTGGTTACTACTCCCTGGCTGACTGGTACCCTCGTTTCCATGTAACAGCGATCACCCACAGGAAAGATGCGATCTATCCTTCTACCATTGTAGGTATCCCGCCTCAGGAAGATGCCTGGATCGGAAAAGCAACCGAAAGGGTATTCCTGGCGCCTATCAAAATGACCATGGTGCCGGAAATGATCGATATGGAAATGCCGGTAGAAGGGGTGTTCCATAACCTGGTGATCGCCCAGATTAAGAAAGATTATCCTGGTCAGGCCCAGAAAGTGATGAACGCAATGTGGGGTGCCGGACAGATGATGTTCAATAAGATCCTGGTGGTAGCCGATGAAAACACCAGCATCCAGCACTATAAGCAACTGGCCCAGTATGTATTTAAACACCTGAACCCGGCTACAGATATTTACTTCAGCCAGGGTCCAATGGACGTACTTGACCACTCCTGTTCTAAAATGGGCTTCGGTGGAAAGATGTGTATTGATGGTACCCGCAAATTTGAAGAAGAGATCCAGGTCGACTTACCGGTGACTGATCATGCTTTTGATCGTAATGTTGTGCTCAAGCGCTTCCACGAGATCAAAGATATCAACGACTCCCTGCTGAAAGAAGGTATACCATGTCTCCTCATATCAGTAGAGAAAGGCCGTCCGCTGCATATTAAAGAACTCAACGAACAGTTATATAACCTGCCGGAAATGAGTGCGATAAAGATGGTACTGTATGTTGAACATACCGTTGATGTACAGGACCTGCCTTCTGCACTGTGGCGTTTCTGTAATAACCTGGACCCTCGTCGTGACAGCTTCGTCGTTCATCCTCCTGTTCCTGGTCAGATCGGTAAAGTAGGTGCCGGTATCGGTATGGACGGTACCCTCAAGACCCGCGCGCTGGATAATTTCGAACGTGACTGGCCAAATATCATCGTCGCAGATGATGCTACTATCAAGGCGATAGATGAGAAATGGGCTTCACTGAACATCGGACCATTCATAGCTTCTCCTTCTCATAAATATAAACCGCAGATGTATGGAGAAGAAGCTGTCGTTCCGCAATAG
- a CDS encoding ABC transporter permease encodes MAVLELKVNKLRTFLSLLGITIGIFCIIAVLTATDSLERNVRNEVQTLGSDVVYIQKWPWDGGPDFPWWKYVNRPLPKYQELTPIKDKVQSAGLSAFAFSSGGKRVEYKDGYMEGTELFAVSGDYEKIQALTFISGRFFAGKENETGANVAILGANIWEGLFGTAEKAMGKTIAIAGRPCRVIGTLKKKGASLVDGINYDNCVVVPYIYGRTIVDERRYADPFILVKAAPGASVLQLKDELRGVMRSVRRLRPKEEDDFSLNEITAVTGDLNKVFGMVNLGGWLIAGFALIVGGFGIANIMFVTVKERTNIIGLKKAIGARKKVIMMEFLIESMILCLLGGLLGLFLVWMITLAVNSLHFFEFTLTINNIILGVSVSSIVGIIAGFIPAYLAANLDPVVAIRSN; translated from the coding sequence ATGGCGGTTCTGGAGCTGAAGGTTAACAAGCTTCGCACGTTTTTATCCCTCCTGGGTATCACTATCGGTATATTCTGTATCATCGCCGTTCTCACTGCTACTGACAGCCTGGAAAGAAATGTCCGTAATGAGGTCCAGACCCTGGGCAGCGATGTGGTATACATTCAGAAATGGCCCTGGGACGGTGGTCCGGATTTTCCCTGGTGGAAATATGTAAACCGGCCGCTGCCGAAGTACCAGGAACTGACGCCTATCAAGGATAAAGTACAGAGTGCCGGGCTGTCGGCCTTTGCATTCTCTTCCGGTGGCAAAAGGGTGGAGTATAAAGACGGGTATATGGAAGGAACGGAGTTGTTTGCCGTAAGTGGTGATTACGAAAAGATCCAGGCACTGACATTCATTTCCGGTCGTTTTTTTGCCGGTAAGGAGAATGAAACCGGGGCTAATGTGGCTATCCTGGGTGCCAATATCTGGGAAGGGCTGTTCGGCACCGCCGAGAAAGCCATGGGCAAGACCATTGCGATTGCAGGTCGTCCCTGCCGGGTCATCGGCACCCTCAAGAAAAAAGGGGCCAGTCTGGTAGATGGCATCAACTATGACAACTGTGTAGTTGTACCTTACATATATGGCCGTACCATTGTAGATGAACGCCGCTATGCGGATCCGTTCATCCTGGTAAAGGCGGCTCCCGGTGCGTCAGTATTACAGCTGAAGGACGAGCTGCGGGGTGTGATGCGCAGTGTTCGCCGTTTGCGCCCGAAGGAAGAGGATGACTTCTCCCTGAACGAGATCACTGCCGTAACCGGCGATCTGAACAAGGTATTCGGTATGGTGAACCTCGGGGGCTGGCTCATTGCCGGTTTTGCACTCATCGTAGGTGGTTTCGGTATCGCCAATATCATGTTCGTGACGGTAAAGGAGCGTACCAATATCATCGGACTGAAAAAAGCCATCGGTGCCCGTAAAAAGGTGATCATGATGGAATTTCTGATTGAATCGATGATCCTGTGCCTGCTGGGAGGGCTGCTGGGTCTCTTCCTGGTATGGATGATCACGCTTGCCGTAAATAGCCTGCACTTCTTTGAGTTCACACTCACTATCAATAATATTATCCTCGGCGTATCTGTTTCTTCCATCGTAGGCATTATCGCCGGCTTTATTCCGGCATACCTGGCCGCTAACCTGGATCCGGTAGTGGCTATCCGGAGCAACTGA
- a CDS encoding peptide chain release factor 3 — protein MKYANEINKRKTFAIIAHPDAGKTTLTEKFLLFGGAIQTAGAVKSNKIKKHTTSDFMEIERQRGISVATSVMTFEYRDMLVNLLDTPGHKDFAEDTYRTLTAVDSVVLVIDCVKGVETQTERLMEVCRMRDTPVIIFVNKLDRDGKNPFDLLDELEEKLNIRVRPLSWPINMGKDFKGVYNLYNKSFVSFAPNKKATDEDVVQLSDLSSSYVDEHFSPQDAAQLRNDVELIEGVYDTFDNTDYLQGKMAPVFFGSAVNNFGVKDLLDTFVEIAPVPRDREASTREIKVEEDKFSGFIFKIHANLDPRHRDRIAFLRVCSGRFERNKFYKHVRLEKDMRFSNPYSFLAREKNIVDDAYPGDVVGLFDTGNFKIGDTLTEGEKFYFTGIPSFSPELFKEVVNKDPMKTKQLEKGLRQLTDEGVAQLFTQHNGNRKIIGCVGDLQFEVIQYRLLQEYGASCQFNTLPFYKACWITGEKQKVEEFIRFKQSNIVEDKDGLLVYLAQSEWYLNTERANNPAIEFHFTSEIHK, from the coding sequence ATGAAGTACGCAAACGAGATCAATAAAAGAAAGACATTTGCCATCATCGCCCACCCCGATGCCGGTAAGACAACCCTGACGGAAAAGTTCCTCCTCTTTGGTGGTGCTATCCAGACGGCAGGCGCTGTGAAATCAAATAAGATCAAGAAACATACGACATCTGACTTCATGGAGATAGAACGCCAGCGTGGTATCTCCGTGGCGACTTCCGTGATGACCTTTGAGTACAGGGATATGCTGGTGAACCTGCTGGATACCCCTGGTCACAAGGACTTCGCAGAAGATACCTACCGTACCCTGACAGCGGTGGACAGTGTGGTACTGGTGATCGACTGCGTGAAGGGGGTGGAAACGCAGACCGAAAGACTGATGGAGGTATGCCGTATGCGTGATACGCCGGTGATCATCTTCGTAAATAAACTGGACCGTGATGGTAAGAACCCGTTCGACCTGCTGGACGAACTGGAAGAAAAACTGAACATCCGTGTACGTCCGCTGAGCTGGCCTATCAACATGGGCAAAGACTTCAAAGGCGTATACAACCTGTATAACAAAAGCTTCGTTTCCTTTGCGCCGAATAAGAAGGCGACAGACGAGGACGTGGTGCAACTCAGTGATCTGAGCAGCAGCTACGTAGATGAGCACTTCAGCCCACAGGATGCCGCCCAGCTAAGGAATGACGTGGAACTGATCGAAGGTGTCTATGATACTTTTGACAACACGGACTACCTGCAGGGTAAAATGGCGCCGGTGTTCTTCGGTAGTGCGGTGAACAACTTCGGTGTGAAAGACCTCCTCGATACCTTCGTGGAAATCGCGCCGGTACCACGTGACCGTGAAGCCAGCACCCGTGAGATCAAAGTGGAAGAAGATAAATTCAGTGGTTTCATCTTTAAGATCCACGCTAACCTCGATCCGCGTCACCGTGACCGTATCGCCTTCCTGCGCGTATGTTCCGGCCGTTTTGAACGTAACAAATTCTACAAGCACGTACGTCTTGAGAAAGACATGCGTTTCAGCAACCCATACAGCTTCCTGGCCCGTGAAAAGAACATTGTGGACGATGCATACCCGGGTGATGTGGTAGGTCTGTTTGACACAGGTAACTTCAAGATCGGTGATACCCTGACAGAAGGCGAAAAGTTCTACTTCACCGGTATCCCAAGCTTCTCTCCTGAACTGTTCAAGGAGGTGGTGAATAAGGATCCGATGAAGACAAAACAGCTGGAAAAAGGGCTACGTCAGCTAACGGATGAGGGTGTTGCACAGCTGTTCACACAGCATAACGGTAACCGTAAGATCATCGGTTGTGTGGGTGACCTCCAGTTTGAAGTGATACAATACCGTTTGCTGCAGGAGTATGGTGCTTCCTGTCAGTTCAATACCCTGCCTTTCTACAAAGCCTGCTGGATCACTGGTGAAAAGCAGAAGGTAGAAGAGTTCATCCGCTTCAAACAGTCTAATATTGTGGAAGACAAGGACGGACTGCTGGTATACCTGGCACAGTCAGAGTGGTACCTGAATACGGAGCGTGCAAACAATCCCGCTATCGAGTTCCATTTCACTTCGGAAATACATAAGTAA